The following proteins are co-located in the Agromyces laixinhei genome:
- a CDS encoding small multidrug efflux protein, translating into MNPVEELIRNFQDLVAQVPEIFQPFIVLLAGAVPFIEGEGAAIIGIVGGINPIIAGIAGAAGNFVAVLVVVLVTSRARSAVVSRRSARAPATVGAPATVGASRYAGASRYADAPELEEPAPAKPESKGRQRFKRWLIRFGVPGASILGPLAIPTHFTAAMLVAGGTPRAWVLLWQAIAIALWTTVGTVSVWAALTFVVGV; encoded by the coding sequence GTGAATCCCGTCGAGGAACTCATCCGCAATTTCCAGGATCTCGTGGCCCAGGTGCCTGAGATCTTCCAGCCGTTCATCGTCTTGCTGGCCGGCGCCGTTCCCTTCATCGAAGGCGAGGGGGCAGCCATCATCGGCATCGTCGGCGGAATCAATCCCATCATCGCGGGCATCGCCGGCGCCGCGGGCAACTTCGTCGCCGTACTCGTCGTCGTACTCGTCACCTCGCGAGCTCGCAGCGCCGTCGTGAGTCGTCGTTCGGCACGCGCACCGGCGACGGTGGGCGCCCCGGCAACCGTGGGCGCTTCGCGTTACGCGGGCGCTTCGCGATACGCGGATGCCCCGGAGCTCGAGGAGCCCGCGCCCGCCAAGCCGGAGTCGAAGGGCCGTCAGCGCTTCAAGAGATGGCTCATCCGATTCGGCGTGCCCGGGGCCAGCATCCTCGGCCCGCTCGCGATCCCGACGCATTTCACGGCCGCCATGCTCGTCGCCGGAGGAACCCCTCGAGCGTGGGTGCTGCTCTGGCAGGCCATCGCCATCGCGCTGTGGACGACGGTGGGCACGGTCTCGGTCTGGGCCGCTCTCACCTTCGTCGTCGGCGTCTGA
- a CDS encoding response regulator transcription factor, producing the protein MTVVIADDHELFRDGLRAMLTAADGIEVIGEAATHDQAYEQTIATRPDVLLLDVEMPGIPVLSTISRVRAEALDTRILIVTMHRDRVLANHLRAAGAAGFVSKSAPASELVDAIRSAAFISDTVGRAAPVASILSLREKEVMRLIAHGMSNEEIGRSLSISVGTVKRHNTNIFTKLGASSRTAAVQKASRLGEIESPRS; encoded by the coding sequence GTGACCGTGGTCATCGCGGACGACCACGAACTGTTCCGGGACGGGCTGCGGGCGATGCTCACCGCGGCCGATGGAATCGAGGTCATCGGTGAGGCCGCGACGCACGATCAGGCGTACGAGCAGACGATCGCGACACGACCAGATGTGCTGTTGCTCGACGTCGAGATGCCCGGCATTCCGGTGCTGTCGACGATCAGCCGGGTCCGAGCCGAGGCCCTCGACACGCGGATCCTCATCGTCACGATGCATCGCGACCGGGTCCTCGCGAATCACCTGCGAGCGGCGGGCGCGGCAGGGTTCGTGTCGAAATCGGCGCCGGCCAGCGAGCTGGTCGACGCGATCCGTTCCGCGGCCTTCATCAGTGACACTGTCGGCCGGGCCGCGCCCGTCGCCTCGATTCTGTCGCTGCGCGAGAAGGAAGTGATGCGGCTGATCGCGCACGGCATGTCCAATGAGGAGATCGGTCGATCGTTGTCGATCTCGGTCGGCACGGTCAAACGGCACAACACCAACATCTTCACCAAGCTCGGGGCGTCCTCCCGCACCGCCGCCGTGCAGAAGGCGTCACGGCTCGGCGAGATCGAATCACCGCGGTCATGA
- a CDS encoding HAD family hydrolase, whose product MKTAILRFVESATTGPSAIPVEERIAVFDNDGTLWTERPLPAQVGFIVEQWSAMATADPALTAREPYRSAVRGDFSWLASALRKHLAGDDTDLHILIGAITRITEGMGVADYAASVAEFAARAEHPVLRRPYAETVYRPMLELLRYLERAGFTCYIVSGGDRDFMRPFTERVYGIPPERVIGSAVGLQYDDATTEVRYGPSFSFMDDGAEKPVRIWSRVGRRPIFAAGNSDGDAQMLDYALGGARPGFALLVHHDDTEREDPAYDTGAETVLASAADRGYTVASIARDWTDIWTDSTRTHTETRMK is encoded by the coding sequence GTGAAGACGGCCATCCTCCGATTCGTCGAGTCTGCGACGACCGGCCCTTCGGCGATTCCGGTCGAGGAGCGGATCGCCGTGTTCGACAACGACGGCACGTTGTGGACTGAGAGGCCGTTGCCGGCGCAGGTCGGGTTCATCGTCGAGCAGTGGAGTGCGATGGCCACAGCTGATCCGGCGCTCACCGCCCGTGAACCGTACCGCAGCGCGGTGCGCGGTGATTTCTCCTGGCTTGCCTCTGCGCTGCGCAAGCACCTTGCCGGTGACGACACCGACCTGCACATCCTGATCGGTGCGATCACGCGCATCACGGAAGGGATGGGCGTCGCTGACTACGCGGCGTCGGTGGCCGAGTTCGCGGCGAGGGCGGAGCATCCCGTCCTGCGCCGCCCGTACGCCGAGACGGTGTACCGGCCGATGCTCGAGCTGCTGCGATACCTCGAGCGGGCGGGCTTCACCTGCTACATCGTGTCCGGCGGCGACCGCGACTTCATGCGGCCGTTCACCGAACGCGTCTACGGCATCCCTCCGGAGCGGGTGATCGGCTCGGCCGTCGGCCTGCAGTATGACGACGCCACCACCGAAGTGAGGTACGGACCGTCGTTCTCGTTCATGGACGACGGTGCAGAGAAGCCGGTCCGAATCTGGAGCCGCGTCGGGCGACGCCCCATCTTCGCTGCGGGCAACTCCGACGGTGACGCCCAGATGCTCGACTACGCCCTCGGCGGAGCACGGCCGGGATTCGCGTTGCTCGTCCATCACGACGACACAGAGCGGGAAGACCCCGCCTACGACACCGGCGCGGAGACCGTGCTGGCATCTGCCGCCGACCGCGGATACACGGTGGCCAGCATTGCCCGCGACTGGACGGACATCTGGACCGACAGCACCCGCACTCACACGGAGACGAGGATGAAATGA
- a CDS encoding MerR family transcriptional regulator gives MPWSTRELAELAGTTVNTIRHYHRLGLLDEPERRYNGYKQYGVRDLVRLLRARRLAELGVPLSRIGQVGAGDESTPDALRKLDAELAASIERLQRARTDIAVILRENAPADAPAGFASVASRMSEADSSIIHIYTQLYDEEALADLRRMVEVDADAGAVGEAIDALPENADDATRQRLAERLAPALAQNLVEYPWLADPAGHLSKSERVTQQTFIEAAVELYNPAQLDVLGRAGVLAQEQLRTERGKAPDDAF, from the coding sequence ATGCCCTGGAGCACGCGTGAGCTGGCAGAACTCGCCGGCACGACCGTGAACACGATCCGCCACTACCACCGGCTCGGTCTGCTCGACGAACCCGAGCGCCGGTACAACGGGTACAAGCAGTACGGCGTGCGAGACCTGGTGCGCCTGCTGAGGGCCCGACGGCTTGCGGAGCTGGGGGTTCCCCTGTCGCGGATCGGGCAGGTCGGCGCAGGTGACGAGAGCACGCCGGATGCGCTCCGGAAATTGGATGCAGAACTCGCGGCGAGTATCGAGCGTCTGCAGCGGGCTCGCACTGACATCGCCGTGATCCTGCGTGAGAATGCGCCTGCGGATGCGCCGGCCGGGTTCGCGTCGGTCGCGTCGCGCATGTCGGAGGCGGACAGCTCGATCATCCACATCTACACGCAGCTGTATGACGAAGAAGCTCTCGCCGATCTGCGGCGCATGGTTGAAGTCGACGCCGACGCCGGCGCGGTCGGGGAAGCGATCGATGCGTTGCCGGAGAACGCGGATGACGCGACTCGACAGCGACTTGCAGAGCGGCTCGCTCCAGCCCTCGCGCAGAACCTGGTCGAGTATCCGTGGCTGGCGGACCCGGCAGGGCATCTGTCGAAGAGTGAACGCGTCACCCAGCAGACGTTCATCGAGGCAGCGGTCGAACTGTACAACCCCGCACAGCTCGACGTTCTCGGTCGCGCCGGCGTGCTCGCTCAAGAGCAGTTGCGCACCGAACGAGGGAAGGCCCCGGACGATGCGTTCTGA
- a CDS encoding DUF1214 domain-containing protein: protein MTDTDTSTDALARGTHRHAVEAAIWGMAAVNFQLMREVMTSGKTNEFVYWSQLLDWQNQTLTPNPDLIYYMAFFDTHDGPVVVEIPGESDGQALNGSICSLWQVPLEDVGHFGVDQGRGGNYLILPPGWDEPVPEGYIALPCETYSSYALLRSVLGEHTQEALDKGLELCRRIRVYPLASAGSPPETHARDLQGKVVDATIPYDLRFYELLHRALQDEPLLARDRPFAEMLSSIGIRHGEPFRPSPELTAILEDAVVEAHAWVKAEYEQNFDPFFAGTQWFFPGRTDFTDSQRDGFDAHPEGYPYLNRGVIYHMAFIGIRYLGIGQFYLVDLRDSDGEFFSSNNRYRMRVPANVPVSQFWSVTMYDAGTHAFIRGNTKYSVSSQTPGLVTNDDGTVDVYFAPHAAPGEEANTIETGDSERFELMFRFYGVGKEVMTKEWALTDATRVDH, encoded by the coding sequence ATGACCGACACCGACACCAGCACGGACGCGCTCGCGCGCGGGACGCACCGCCACGCGGTCGAGGCCGCGATCTGGGGTATGGCTGCCGTGAACTTCCAGCTGATGCGGGAAGTGATGACTTCGGGCAAGACCAACGAATTCGTCTACTGGTCGCAATTGCTCGACTGGCAGAATCAGACGCTCACCCCGAACCCCGACCTGATCTACTACATGGCCTTCTTCGACACCCATGACGGCCCGGTCGTCGTCGAGATCCCGGGTGAGAGCGACGGTCAGGCGCTGAACGGCTCGATCTGCAGCCTCTGGCAGGTTCCGCTCGAAGATGTCGGTCACTTCGGCGTCGATCAGGGTCGCGGCGGCAACTACCTCATCCTCCCTCCCGGATGGGATGAACCGGTGCCGGAGGGCTACATCGCCTTGCCCTGCGAGACCTACAGCTCCTACGCGCTGCTGCGCTCTGTGCTGGGCGAGCACACCCAGGAGGCCCTCGACAAGGGCCTCGAGCTATGCCGGCGCATCCGCGTCTACCCCCTCGCCAGCGCAGGCAGCCCGCCCGAAACCCACGCCCGCGACCTGCAGGGCAAGGTCGTCGACGCCACCATCCCGTACGACCTGCGCTTCTACGAGCTCCTGCACCGGGCCCTCCAAGACGAGCCGCTCCTCGCACGCGACCGACCCTTCGCCGAGATGCTCTCCTCGATCGGCATCCGACATGGCGAACCGTTCCGGCCATCGCCGGAGCTGACCGCGATTCTCGAAGACGCCGTCGTTGAGGCGCATGCGTGGGTGAAAGCCGAGTACGAGCAGAACTTCGATCCGTTCTTCGCAGGCACGCAATGGTTCTTCCCCGGCCGCACCGACTTCACCGACAGTCAGCGCGACGGTTTCGACGCCCACCCTGAGGGGTACCCCTACCTCAACCGCGGTGTCATCTATCACATGGCCTTCATCGGCATCCGGTACCTCGGGATCGGACAGTTCTACCTGGTCGACCTGCGCGACAGCGACGGCGAATTCTTCTCCTCGAACAACAGGTATCGGATGCGCGTGCCCGCGAACGTCCCCGTCTCGCAGTTCTGGTCGGTCACCATGTACGACGCCGGCACCCACGCGTTCATCCGCGGCAACACGAAGTACTCCGTCTCGTCGCAGACGCCCGGGCTCGTCACCAACGACGACGGCACCGTTGACGTCTACTTCGCGCCGCATGCCGCGCCGGGCGAGGAGGCGAACACCATCGAGACCGGAGACTCGGAACGCTTCGAGCTGATGTTCCGGTTCTACGGAGTCGGCAAGGAGGTCATGACCAAGGAATGGGCTCTGACCGACGCGACTCGTGTCGACCACTGA
- a CDS encoding sensor histidine kinase, producing MDVPAVSGSVIAELHARLLQRGSVLATADALDGGLEFQVESILAETFSQLGDGGVGSPLVAVEYSELEVLSAHGQLSAALDIDPSEALMAAELLYGVALPLVADAAAEASGQRRDLDVARALHHAIWRRFPPGAIAYVEVLRHQLRSTHREARLRLARELHDRIAHGIAAGVQRLEAAQLGRPDEEVATAIGILRGALADTQDIAVDLRAKVGDKDLAEALEDYAFATGGRGTLPIHVTQVGAVRPLSDLAREELFTIVTEATRNARTHARQATAVQARLEWSSTELHITVTDDGLGYADGVRQPTSLGLHGMAERAGTIGATVEFPTAPGAAGVRLRLPFVGRSAM from the coding sequence ATGGATGTGCCTGCGGTCTCCGGTTCGGTGATCGCCGAGTTGCATGCGCGGCTGCTGCAGCGAGGGAGCGTGTTGGCGACTGCTGATGCGCTCGACGGTGGGCTGGAGTTTCAGGTCGAGTCGATCCTTGCGGAGACGTTCTCGCAGTTGGGCGACGGCGGGGTCGGCTCGCCGCTCGTCGCGGTTGAGTACAGCGAGCTCGAGGTGTTGAGTGCGCACGGACAGCTGTCGGCTGCGTTGGACATCGATCCATCTGAGGCGCTGATGGCCGCGGAACTGCTGTACGGCGTGGCGTTGCCGCTCGTTGCCGACGCCGCTGCCGAAGCGTCCGGTCAGCGACGGGACCTGGATGTCGCGCGGGCGTTGCATCATGCGATCTGGCGGCGGTTCCCGCCCGGCGCCATCGCCTATGTGGAGGTGCTCCGGCATCAGCTGCGGTCGACGCATCGTGAGGCGCGGTTACGACTCGCGCGCGAGCTGCACGATCGGATCGCCCACGGCATTGCGGCCGGAGTGCAGCGGTTGGAGGCGGCCCAGCTGGGTCGACCGGATGAGGAGGTCGCGACGGCGATCGGGATCCTCCGCGGTGCGCTCGCAGACACGCAGGACATCGCCGTCGACCTCCGGGCGAAGGTCGGCGACAAGGATCTGGCTGAAGCGCTCGAGGACTACGCGTTTGCGACCGGCGGGCGCGGCACGCTGCCCATTCACGTCACGCAGGTCGGTGCGGTGAGGCCGCTGAGCGACCTTGCCCGTGAGGAGCTGTTCACGATCGTCACTGAGGCGACCCGCAACGCGCGCACGCACGCACGGCAGGCGACCGCGGTGCAGGCGCGTCTGGAGTGGTCGTCGACCGAGTTGCACATCACGGTCACCGACGACGGGCTCGGCTACGCCGACGGCGTTCGCCAGCCCACCTCGCTCGGGCTGCACGGCATGGCCGAGCGCGCCGGCACGATCGGAGCGACGGTGGAGTTTCCGACCGCGCCCGGTGCTGCGGGCGTACGACTCAGGTTGCCGTTCGTCGGCCGGAGCGCAATGTGA
- a CDS encoding DUF1214 domain-containing protein yields the protein MTTLDGRYEFRGGFPTEQTVTTAYDNADFIRAVTCYKHFFPAVSGMAILKGTEAVGVRPNRVFGTMDTRPGQIGFTLNSDTPYAPVLLDLSGGPLEVTIPPGPIVGASLNADQSWISDVGIPGPDAGKGGRHVFATADHDDGFPDGAYVHRALGNRVVVGLRAIPVGGDVDAAIDLLRSVEVNPLRHDTAWEQPTWLDLTGKPQDTTPLEVQGTIGYWRLLHDYLSTEPIHADDRSYIGELAVLGIRGNTPFAPDERLTRILVDAAREADAQLRVQSLADRREDRVVWTDRQWEWVTLRPENAAFEIDGRPDVDARETWFYQAIASSPVMFRRQAGQGSLYWFVARDDTGVYLGGSRSYRLRVPLPVPAGLFWSLTVYDAETRSQIATAQDAAAVRSLFELDGKLDGTDAEIVFGPERPDSDAAAWVQTQPGRGWFAYFRIYGPTPAAFDHNWRLDDITPTD from the coding sequence ATGACGACACTCGACGGGCGATACGAGTTCCGTGGCGGGTTCCCCACAGAGCAGACCGTGACCACGGCGTACGACAACGCCGACTTCATCCGCGCGGTGACGTGCTACAAGCACTTCTTCCCCGCTGTGTCCGGCATGGCCATCCTGAAGGGCACCGAAGCGGTTGGAGTGAGACCGAATCGGGTGTTCGGAACGATGGACACGCGCCCCGGCCAGATCGGGTTCACCCTGAACTCCGACACGCCCTACGCGCCGGTCTTGCTCGATCTCAGCGGCGGCCCGCTCGAGGTCACGATCCCGCCGGGCCCGATCGTGGGCGCGTCACTCAACGCTGACCAGAGCTGGATCAGCGATGTGGGCATCCCCGGACCGGACGCAGGCAAGGGAGGCCGGCATGTGTTCGCCACCGCAGATCATGACGACGGCTTCCCCGACGGCGCCTACGTGCACCGCGCGTTGGGCAACCGGGTCGTGGTCGGCCTCCGGGCGATCCCAGTAGGCGGTGACGTCGACGCGGCGATCGACCTGTTGCGCTCCGTCGAGGTGAATCCGTTGCGCCACGACACAGCATGGGAGCAGCCCACGTGGCTCGACCTCACGGGCAAGCCGCAGGACACCACGCCGCTCGAGGTCCAGGGAACGATCGGCTACTGGCGTCTCCTGCACGACTACCTCAGTACCGAACCCATTCATGCCGACGACCGGTCGTACATCGGTGAACTCGCCGTTCTCGGAATCCGCGGCAACACACCGTTCGCTCCGGATGAGAGGCTGACACGCATCCTGGTCGACGCGGCCCGCGAAGCCGACGCGCAGCTGCGCGTCCAGTCGCTCGCCGATCGTCGAGAGGATCGTGTGGTGTGGACCGATCGGCAGTGGGAGTGGGTGACCCTGCGCCCCGAGAACGCGGCGTTCGAGATCGACGGGCGACCTGACGTCGACGCACGAGAGACCTGGTTCTACCAGGCCATCGCTTCATCACCGGTGATGTTCCGCCGCCAGGCCGGCCAAGGGTCGCTGTACTGGTTCGTCGCGCGCGACGACACCGGTGTCTATCTGGGCGGCTCTCGCTCCTACCGTCTCCGAGTGCCCCTTCCCGTTCCGGCCGGGCTGTTCTGGTCCCTCACCGTCTACGACGCGGAGACCCGATCGCAGATCGCCACCGCCCAAGACGCAGCCGCGGTGCGATCACTGTTCGAACTCGACGGGAAGCTCGACGGAACCGACGCCGAGATCGTCTTCGGCCCCGAGCGACCCGATAGTGATGCGGCCGCGTGGGTACAGACTCAGCCTGGGCGCGGCTGGTTCGCGTACTTCCGCATCTACGGTCCCACGCCGGCCGCGTTCGACCACAACTGGCGACTCGACGACATCACACCGACGGACTGA
- a CDS encoding type IV toxin-antitoxin system AbiEi family antitoxin domain-containing protein, whose amino-acid sequence MLAEVSGSQWGMVTSAQASARGISHMNLTRLAESGDLIRLSHGVYRVAGAPGGQHEELRAAWLATEPAKLAYERLSERPGSAVVSGESAARLHDIGDLRAMKSEFTTPTRKQTQRADVRHRTRVLPEQDVTVLDGLPTTTRERTIADLVEGRHDFSIVGNALRDAAWQSRLDVDRLTELLSPLADRNGHRRGDGDALLEELMRVAGIDQDSIAKQIASIPSLGGLIAAHFLENLPKAESISGVAAATRSSDAHARLTMQLDAVDWVSLAVSTQPATKEVRK is encoded by the coding sequence GTGCTGGCGGAGGTGTCCGGATCCCAGTGGGGCATGGTCACCTCAGCACAAGCCAGCGCGCGCGGCATCAGCCACATGAACCTCACGCGACTGGCTGAGTCCGGTGACCTGATCCGCCTGTCGCACGGGGTGTACAGGGTTGCCGGCGCACCCGGCGGACAGCATGAGGAACTGCGTGCGGCATGGCTGGCAACCGAGCCCGCGAAGCTTGCGTACGAGCGCCTCAGCGAACGACCGGGAAGCGCCGTCGTCTCCGGGGAATCGGCAGCTCGACTCCACGACATCGGCGACCTACGGGCGATGAAAAGCGAGTTCACGACCCCAACCCGCAAGCAGACCCAGCGAGCAGACGTCCGACACCGAACCCGAGTGCTGCCCGAGCAGGACGTCACCGTGCTGGACGGCCTGCCCACGACGACTCGGGAACGCACGATCGCCGACCTGGTCGAGGGTCGGCACGACTTCAGCATCGTCGGTAATGCACTCCGTGACGCCGCTTGGCAGTCCCGTCTGGACGTGGACCGACTCACCGAACTCCTGAGCCCGCTCGCTGATCGCAACGGCCACCGCAGGGGTGATGGTGATGCGCTGCTCGAGGAACTCATGCGTGTCGCCGGCATCGACCAGGACAGCATCGCGAAGCAGATCGCCTCGATCCCCTCGCTCGGCGGCCTCATCGCAGCCCATTTCCTCGAGAACCTCCCGAAGGCCGAGTCCATTAGCGGAGTCGCTGCAGCGACTAGGTCGTCAGACGCGCATGCGCGGCTGACAATGCAACTGGACGCGGTTGATTGGGTCTCACTTGCCGTGTCGACGCAACCGGCGACGAAGGAGGTCCGCAAGTGA
- a CDS encoding DUF4260 family protein has protein sequence MRSETTTTIQRIENAAIAVAILLAVIAFGQPWWLLLAAFLLFDLSAAGYLRSARMGAVTYNAVHNYAGPAIVFSLYVILLIMDRHVVWLALLAACWAFHVAVDRALGYGLKLEDFAHTHLGRIGRRSQITPD, from the coding sequence ATGCGTTCTGAGACGACCACGACCATCCAGCGAATCGAGAATGCCGCGATCGCGGTGGCGATTCTGCTCGCAGTGATTGCGTTCGGTCAGCCCTGGTGGCTGCTGCTCGCCGCGTTCCTGCTGTTCGATCTCTCCGCTGCCGGCTATCTGCGAAGCGCTCGCATGGGCGCCGTCACCTACAACGCGGTGCACAACTACGCCGGCCCGGCGATCGTGTTCTCGCTCTACGTGATCCTGCTCATCATGGATCGTCATGTGGTCTGGCTTGCCCTTCTCGCGGCGTGCTGGGCGTTTCACGTCGCCGTCGATCGAGCGCTCGGGTACGGACTCAAGCTGGAGGATTTCGCTCATACGCACCTCGGGCGGATCGGCCGGCGGTCGCAGATCACGCCAGACTGA
- the istB gene encoding IS21-like element helper ATPase IstB, with protein MTTTTTTAASVYQQLRGHLLELKLTDAAEALPTVLDQATAEGWSLTQALEHLLRVEVTAIDARRLAGRFRFANLPTGATLDDFDLDSASGIDRSLLAELGTCRYIDTATNVLLIGPPGVGKTHIATGLGHAAVTAGYRVYFISAADLAARCHRAAIEGKWATMMRFFAGPTLLIIDELGYLPLPGEAASALFQVINQRYLKTSIVITTNRPVGAWGEILGDTTVAAAMLDRLLHRSVVVTLDGASYRLRNHHAAAEQLRRVTTGTNLR; from the coding sequence ATGACCACCACTACGACCACCGCCGCGAGTGTCTACCAGCAGCTGCGCGGCCACCTGCTCGAACTCAAACTCACCGACGCGGCCGAGGCGCTGCCCACAGTGCTCGACCAAGCCACTGCCGAGGGCTGGTCGCTCACCCAGGCGCTCGAGCACCTGCTGCGCGTCGAGGTCACCGCGATCGACGCCCGCCGCCTGGCCGGCCGGTTCCGGTTCGCGAACCTCCCCACCGGCGCGACCCTCGACGACTTCGATCTGGATTCCGCCAGCGGCATAGACCGTTCGCTGCTCGCCGAGCTGGGCACCTGCCGCTACATCGACACCGCCACCAACGTGCTCCTGATCGGACCGCCCGGCGTCGGGAAGACCCACATCGCGACCGGTCTCGGCCACGCCGCCGTGACCGCTGGCTACCGGGTCTACTTCATCAGCGCCGCCGACCTCGCCGCGCGCTGCCACCGCGCCGCGATCGAAGGCAAATGGGCGACGATGATGCGGTTCTTCGCCGGCCCCACGCTCCTCATCATTGACGAGCTCGGCTACCTCCCGCTGCCCGGCGAAGCCGCGTCCGCACTGTTCCAGGTCATCAACCAGCGGTACTTGAAGACCTCGATCGTGATCACCACGAACCGGCCCGTCGGGGCTTGGGGCGAGATCCTCGGCGACACGACCGTCGCCGCCGCGATGCTCGACCGGCTCCTCCACCGATCCGTCGTCGTCACCCTCGACGGAGCCTCCTACCGGCTCCGAAACCACCACGCCGCAGCCGAGCAACTCCGCCGCGTCACCACCGGCACAAACCTGCGCTAA
- a CDS encoding GOLPH3/VPS74 family protein, with protein MIPHPDGPLARPEPASPRENTPSDASTLAEDLLLLLFQPDSGAIAGENTLFYILAGAVVADLALGDHVRTSRNTKVEAVEHRPPADDILRAAWDYVSEKPRGVQTILAAIGPTLRGPLLERLIERGDVRRSTRKALGLFEMAVLEDGGTARRDRLIAEIRDVLVDGAEPSPRVAALAALLSGSGTLPQFHREIPWSSPVITRAKELERGNWGAGAAAEAVARTMTAIIVNNVIIAAAVLPRNS; from the coding sequence ATGATCCCGCATCCCGACGGCCCACTCGCCCGCCCCGAACCCGCGAGCCCCCGCGAGAACACCCCCTCCGACGCATCCACCTTGGCGGAGGACCTGCTCCTCCTGCTGTTCCAGCCCGACTCCGGAGCGATCGCCGGCGAGAACACCCTGTTCTACATCCTCGCGGGAGCAGTGGTCGCAGACCTCGCCCTCGGCGACCACGTGAGGACGAGCCGGAACACGAAGGTGGAGGCCGTCGAGCACCGGCCGCCGGCCGATGACATCCTCCGAGCCGCCTGGGACTACGTCTCTGAGAAGCCAAGGGGCGTCCAGACGATCCTCGCTGCGATCGGGCCGACGCTGCGGGGGCCACTGCTGGAGCGGCTCATCGAACGCGGCGACGTGCGCCGAAGCACCCGCAAGGCACTCGGGTTGTTCGAGATGGCCGTACTCGAAGACGGCGGGACCGCTCGTCGCGATCGCCTGATCGCCGAGATCCGCGACGTGCTCGTCGACGGCGCGGAGCCGTCGCCCCGTGTCGCCGCGCTCGCCGCATTGCTCTCCGGAAGCGGCACACTTCCCCAGTTCCATCGTGAGATTCCCTGGTCGTCGCCGGTCATCACCAGGGCGAAGGAACTCGAAAGGGGCAACTGGGGGGCCGGAGCCGCCGCCGAGGCCGTCGCCCGCACCATGACGGCGATCATCGTCAACAACGTCATCATCGCCGCGGCCGTCCTTCCGCGGAATAGCTGA
- a CDS encoding DUF1345 domain-containing protein — protein sequence MGSAKRPRSDIFRVWVSSAVASVAALAVLAILVYVVHIDLRELDQWIVPVYAISWPVYTALYVGWGYRVYSRLDHASLRRVTVAENRHEHRSLPRFLGLTGTTNTTISAAVVAVAVTVAIAQQPAFRGEPLYIVLALLTVASSWILMVFSFAQSYLRLGAGAGDGDGDGDGAHFRFHLPDRAHFSDYITFAVLISTMAATTSADPASRTAWRIVRGNVVIAFVFNSVIIAMMVSFLFGGLSG from the coding sequence ATGGGGTCGGCCAAGAGACCGAGGAGCGACATCTTCCGGGTCTGGGTGAGCAGCGCGGTCGCTTCCGTCGCCGCTCTCGCGGTGCTGGCGATCCTGGTGTACGTCGTGCACATCGACCTCCGCGAGCTGGACCAATGGATCGTGCCGGTCTACGCGATCTCGTGGCCCGTGTACACCGCGCTGTACGTGGGCTGGGGATACCGGGTGTACTCGCGCCTCGACCATGCCTCACTCAGGCGCGTGACCGTCGCCGAGAACCGGCATGAACACCGTTCGCTGCCGCGATTCCTCGGCCTGACCGGCACGACCAACACGACCATCTCGGCCGCCGTCGTGGCCGTCGCCGTCACCGTGGCGATCGCCCAGCAACCGGCGTTTCGCGGAGAACCCCTCTACATCGTTCTCGCGCTGCTCACCGTCGCGAGCTCCTGGATCCTGATGGTCTTCTCCTTCGCGCAGAGTTATCTCCGGCTGGGGGCCGGGGCCGGAGACGGCGACGGAGACGGCGACGGTGCTCACTTCCGTTTCCACCTCCCCGACCGCGCGCACTTCAGCGACTACATCACGTTCGCCGTGCTGATCTCCACCATGGCCGCCACGACCTCAGCCGACCCCGCCTCCCGTACGGCCTGGCGCATCGTGCGCGGCAACGTCGTCATCGCCTTCGTCTTCAACTCCGTCATCATCGCCATGATGGTCTCGTTCCTGTTCGGCGGACTGTCGGGGTAG